The Longimicrobium sp. genome includes a window with the following:
- a CDS encoding inositol monophosphatase family protein: protein MDTGPFAAELAVALDAAAGAAELITARGGAAEVRDKGRADLVTAVDEAAERLVAERILAAFPGDTIVGEELSSAHVHTGRRWYVDPVDGTTNFVHGHPFVCTSIGFADDGGMAAAVIHAPLLGEVYHATRGGGAFLNGAPIRVSEVRDARRALLATGFPFKSGKGNLDAYMRLVADAVRGTHDVRRAGSAALDLAFVAAGKVEGFFEVGLSPWDVAAGMLLVHEAGGRVGGWPGDADEPLVTGRVLASNGAIHGWLSVLAASHVDAIGPE from the coding sequence ATGGATACGGGGCCGTTCGCGGCCGAGCTGGCGGTGGCGCTGGATGCGGCGGCGGGGGCGGCGGAGCTGATCACCGCGCGCGGCGGGGCGGCCGAGGTGCGCGACAAGGGCAGGGCAGACCTGGTGACGGCGGTGGACGAGGCCGCCGAGCGCCTGGTGGCGGAGCGCATCCTGGCCGCCTTTCCGGGCGACACCATCGTCGGCGAGGAGCTGTCGTCTGCGCACGTGCACACGGGCCGGCGCTGGTACGTGGACCCGGTGGATGGAACCACGAACTTCGTCCACGGGCACCCGTTCGTCTGCACCAGCATCGGGTTCGCGGACGACGGCGGGATGGCGGCGGCGGTCATCCACGCGCCGCTGCTGGGCGAAGTCTATCACGCCACGCGCGGGGGCGGCGCGTTTCTGAACGGTGCGCCGATCCGCGTCTCCGAGGTGAGGGATGCGCGGCGGGCGCTGCTGGCGACCGGGTTTCCGTTCAAGAGCGGCAAGGGAAACCTGGACGCGTACATGCGTCTGGTGGCCGATGCGGTGCGCGGCACCCACGACGTCCGCCGGGCCGGAAGCGCCGCGCTGGACCTGGCATTCGTCGCGGCCGGCAAGGTGGAGGGCTTTTTCGAGGTGGGCCTGTCGCCCTGGGACGTGGCCGCGGGAATGCTGCTTGTGCACGAGGCCGGGGGGCGCGTCGGCGGCTGGCCGGGCGATGCCGACGAGCCGCTGGTGACCGGCCGCGTCCTGGCCAGCAACGGCGCGATCCACGGCTGGCTGTCCGTGCTCGCGGCGTCGCACGTGGACGCGATCGGCCCGGAATAG
- a CDS encoding OsmC family protein translates to MMTEMPEGVQAEYPIEVVWEGGMRYRGGRAGGATLTVDGDAQAAPSPVDALVISLASCSAIDVVDYLEKRRTPASSLSVSVRFSRAPNPPRRLTDAVLTYRLASDSPREHVERAVQLSFEKYCSVAGSLAPDTRLDYEIELSPAAG, encoded by the coding sequence ATGATGACCGAAATGCCCGAGGGAGTGCAGGCGGAGTACCCGATCGAGGTGGTATGGGAGGGCGGCATGCGCTACCGTGGCGGGCGCGCCGGCGGGGCCACGCTCACGGTGGATGGAGATGCGCAGGCGGCGCCCAGTCCCGTGGACGCGCTGGTGATCTCGCTCGCCTCCTGTTCCGCCATCGACGTGGTGGACTACCTGGAGAAGCGCCGCACGCCCGCGTCGTCGCTGTCGGTTTCCGTGCGGTTCTCCCGCGCGCCCAACCCGCCGCGCCGGCTGACGGATGCCGTGCTCACCTATCGCCTCGCGTCCGATTCGCCGCGCGAGCACGTGGAGCGCGCGGTGCAGCTCTCGTTCGAGAAGTACTGCTCCGTCGCCGGCTCGCTCGCGCCCGACACGCGGCTGGACTACGAGATCGAGCTGAGCCCCGCAGCCGGCTGA
- the pabB gene encoding aminodeoxychorismate synthase component I, with translation MAAPPVIRFDSLDPQRGARSLRFADFQRVLRADTVDEVRPVLAAVQRAVDEGLHAAGFVAYEAAPAFDPALITRPPDPRLPLAWFALYGRREEVKPEFGDAAEVELGPWRMDVSEDEYRDRIERIRSLIAAGDTYQVNFTARLRAEFAGDDLAFYERLCLAQRSAFCAFLRLDGFSILSASPELFFHAAGSDLELRPMKGTRPRGRWPDEDRALAAELAASPKDRAENLMIVDLLRNDAGRVAEFGSVRVERMFQPERYETVHQLTSTVRARLRAGAGLPEIFDALFPCGSVTGAPKVRTMEIIAELEDAPRGVYCGAIGFASPGEAAFSVAIRTLVLDHATGQVELGVGSGVTFDSDASAEYRECLAKAAFARRAPAGFDLLETLLWEADGGWYLLDRHLDRLAGSAEYFDFPFDRGAVLQSLAGAAETFTGRPMRSRLTLAREGLISVHSMPLEPSPEPVRVAIAREPVDSHDPLLYHKTTSRAIYENRAATPPDCDDVLLVNERGEITESTIANLVVGIDGALWTPPLESGLLPGVLRAEMLARGEIRERIIRPDDLARAEETWLVNSVRRWRRAVLVA, from the coding sequence GTGGCCGCCCCGCCCGTCATTCGCTTCGATTCGTTGGATCCCCAGCGCGGCGCGCGTTCCCTGCGCTTCGCGGATTTTCAGCGCGTGCTCAGGGCGGATACGGTGGACGAGGTGCGGCCGGTGCTCGCCGCCGTCCAGCGCGCCGTGGACGAGGGACTGCACGCGGCCGGGTTCGTCGCCTACGAGGCCGCGCCGGCGTTCGATCCCGCCCTCATCACCCGCCCACCCGATCCGCGCCTGCCCCTCGCCTGGTTCGCGCTCTACGGGCGGCGCGAGGAGGTGAAGCCGGAATTCGGCGACGCGGCCGAGGTGGAACTCGGTCCGTGGAGGATGGACGTCTCCGAGGACGAATATCGCGATCGGATCGAACGCATCCGATCCCTGATCGCCGCCGGCGACACCTACCAGGTGAACTTCACCGCCCGCCTGCGCGCCGAATTCGCCGGAGACGACCTCGCCTTCTACGAGCGGCTGTGCCTGGCGCAACGCTCGGCCTTCTGCGCATTCCTGCGGCTGGACGGCTTCTCCATCCTTTCCGCGTCGCCCGAATTGTTCTTTCACGCCGCGGGCAGCGACCTGGAGCTTCGGCCGATGAAGGGCACCCGGCCGCGCGGCCGGTGGCCGGACGAGGACCGCGCGCTCGCCGCGGAGCTGGCCGCCTCGCCCAAGGACCGCGCCGAGAACCTGATGATCGTAGACCTGCTGCGGAACGACGCTGGCCGGGTGGCCGAGTTCGGCAGCGTGCGCGTGGAGCGGATGTTCCAGCCCGAGCGATACGAGACGGTGCACCAGCTTACCTCCACGGTCCGCGCGCGACTGCGTGCCGGCGCCGGGTTGCCGGAGATCTTCGACGCGCTCTTCCCCTGCGGATCGGTGACCGGCGCGCCCAAGGTGAGGACGATGGAGATCATCGCCGAACTGGAGGATGCGCCCCGTGGCGTGTACTGCGGCGCCATCGGCTTCGCGTCGCCGGGCGAGGCGGCGTTCAGCGTGGCGATCCGCACGCTGGTGCTCGATCACGCCACCGGCCAGGTGGAGTTGGGCGTCGGCAGCGGGGTGACGTTCGATTCCGACGCATCCGCCGAATACCGCGAGTGCCTTGCGAAGGCAGCCTTCGCGCGCCGCGCGCCCGCCGGCTTCGACCTGCTCGAAACGCTGCTGTGGGAGGCGGACGGCGGATGGTACCTGCTGGATCGCCATCTCGATCGGCTCGCCGGCTCCGCCGAGTACTTCGACTTTCCGTTCGATCGCGGGGCGGTTCTCCAGTCCCTGGCCGGTGCGGCGGAGACGTTCACCGGCCGCCCGATGCGGTCACGTTTGACACTCGCGCGCGAGGGCTTGATCTCGGTCCACAGCATGCCACTGGAGCCATCTCCCGAGCCCGTCCGCGTCGCGATCGCGCGGGAGCCGGTCGACAGCCACGATCCGCTGCTGTACCACAAGACGACGAGCCGCGCGATCTACGAAAACCGAGCAGCCACGCCCCCCGATTGCGACGACGTGCTGCTGGTGAACGAGCGCGGCGAGATCACCGAGTCCACCATCGCCAACCTCGTCGTCGGCATCGACGGCGCGCTGTGGACGCCGCCGCTGGAGAGCGGCTTGCTCCCCGGCGTGCTGCGCGCGGAGATGCTGGCGCGGGGCGAAATCCGCGAGCGCATCATCCGCCCGGACGACCTCGCGCGCGCCGAAGAAACCTGGCTGGTCAACTCCGTCCGCCGCTGGCGCCGGGCCGTGCTGGTCGCGTAA
- a CDS encoding TonB-dependent receptor plug domain-containing protein — MSSRLALIAIVLISTVLAPAAARAQTAADSIAITVMVISADQPISEAEVRVGSRAWETDRGGAAVLRLLAGRHRLRISAEGHRPASLDVVADRDTAVTIRLDPSEAASDEPELEAVELETVIVTATRSEQRIEDAPVRVEVLAREEVEEKMMMTPGDVSMMLNETSGLRVQTTSPSLGGANVRVQGLRGRYTQVLSDGLPLYGGQSGSLGLLQIPPMDLAQVEVIKGAASALYGASALGGVVNLVSRRPADDRELLLNATTLGGADAVLWSSGALGGRWGYTFLGGAHGQRTADVDGDRWADLPSYARGVVRPRLFWDDGQGRSLFVTVGATAEDRNGGGEIPGGARFAEELRTRRADAGVVARWLTGGTLLNFRASAMGQRHDHRFGEVRERDRHATWFGEGSAAWTRGAHTLVLGAALQREAYAAQDVPGFDYTFTIPSLFAQDDWHPAEWLGVTASGRVDRHSEYGTFVSPRVSALVRPGAGWNVRASVGGGYYAPTPFTEETEAIGLAPLRPLGGLKAERARGGSLDVGRTLGDLELNTSVFGSVVDDALQLVVPELTTDLLLINVPGETRTWGTEALLRYHRELWHVTATHTYVRATEPQFRMGARRTVPLTPRHQSGLVAMREAEGRGRLGLELYYTGVQSLEDNPYRDQSRPYLIVGMLAERTIGPARVFVNAENLLDARQTRWQPLVLPTRSAERRWTTDAWAPLEGRVINAGVRLSW, encoded by the coding sequence ATGTCTTCTCGTCTCGCGCTCATCGCCATCGTTCTGATCTCCACCGTGCTCGCGCCCGCGGCCGCGCGCGCGCAGACGGCCGCTGATTCCATCGCGATCACCGTCATGGTCATTTCCGCCGACCAGCCGATCTCTGAGGCCGAGGTGCGCGTCGGCAGCCGAGCGTGGGAGACGGATCGTGGTGGTGCCGCGGTGCTGCGGCTGCTCGCGGGCCGCCACCGCCTGCGCATCTCCGCGGAGGGACATCGCCCCGCCTCGCTGGATGTCGTCGCGGATCGCGACACCGCCGTCACCATCCGCCTCGACCCGTCAGAAGCCGCCAGCGACGAGCCCGAACTCGAGGCCGTAGAACTGGAGACGGTGATCGTGACCGCCACCCGCAGCGAGCAGCGCATCGAGGACGCGCCGGTTCGCGTGGAGGTGCTGGCGCGCGAAGAGGTGGAGGAAAAGATGATGATGACGCCCGGCGACGTTTCGATGATGCTCAACGAAACGAGCGGGCTGCGGGTGCAGACCACGTCGCCTTCGCTCGGTGGCGCCAACGTGCGGGTGCAGGGGCTGCGCGGGCGCTACACGCAGGTGCTCTCCGACGGGCTGCCGCTGTACGGCGGCCAGAGCGGGTCGCTGGGCCTGCTGCAGATTCCGCCGATGGACCTGGCACAGGTGGAGGTGATCAAGGGCGCGGCGTCGGCGCTGTACGGCGCGTCCGCCCTTGGCGGCGTGGTGAACCTCGTTTCGCGCCGCCCGGCGGATGATCGCGAGCTCCTGCTGAACGCGACCACCCTGGGCGGGGCCGACGCGGTGCTCTGGTCGTCCGGCGCGCTGGGCGGGCGCTGGGGCTACACTTTTCTGGGCGGCGCGCACGGGCAGCGGACAGCCGACGTGGACGGCGACCGCTGGGCCGACCTGCCCTCGTACGCCCGCGGTGTGGTACGCCCGCGGCTGTTCTGGGACGACGGGCAGGGCCGCTCGCTCTTCGTCACCGTCGGCGCGACTGCGGAGGACCGCAACGGCGGCGGGGAGATCCCCGGCGGCGCTCGGTTCGCCGAAGAGCTGCGCACGCGCCGGGCCGACGCGGGCGTCGTCGCCCGCTGGCTGACGGGCGGCACGCTGCTGAACTTTCGCGCGTCCGCCATGGGGCAGCGGCACGACCACCGGTTCGGCGAGGTGCGCGAGCGCGATCGGCACGCCACCTGGTTCGGCGAGGGGTCGGCGGCGTGGACACGCGGCGCGCACACGCTCGTCCTGGGCGCGGCCCTGCAGCGCGAGGCATACGCGGCGCAGGACGTCCCCGGCTTCGACTACACGTTCACCATCCCCTCGCTGTTCGCACAGGACGACTGGCATCCCGCCGAGTGGCTGGGCGTGACTGCCAGCGGCCGCGTGGACCGGCACAGCGAATACGGCACCTTCGTCAGCCCGCGCGTTTCCGCGCTCGTGCGGCCGGGCGCGGGATGGAACGTCAGGGCGTCGGTGGGTGGCGGCTACTACGCCCCAACGCCGTTCACGGAAGAAACGGAGGCGATCGGCCTGGCGCCCCTGCGGCCGCTGGGGGGATTGAAGGCCGAGCGGGCCCGGGGCGGCTCGCTGGACGTCGGACGGACGCTCGGCGACCTGGAGCTGAACACCAGCGTGTTCGGGTCGGTGGTCGACGACGCGCTTCAGCTCGTCGTCCCGGAGCTGACGACGGACTTGCTGCTGATAAACGTGCCCGGTGAAACGCGCACGTGGGGAACGGAGGCGCTGCTGCGGTACCACCGCGAGCTGTGGCACGTAACGGCCACGCACACCTACGTGCGCGCCACCGAGCCGCAGTTCCGGATGGGCGCACGGCGCACCGTGCCGCTCACGCCACGGCACCAGTCGGGGCTCGTAGCCATGCGGGAAGCGGAGGGGCGGGGAAGGCTGGGGCTGGAGCTGTACTACACGGGCGTGCAGTCGCTGGAGGACAACCCGTATCGCGACCAGAGCCGGCCGTATCTGATCGTCGGGATGCTGGCGGAGCGCACCATCGGCCCCGCGCGCGTGTTCGTGAACGCCGAGAACCTGCTGGACGCACGGCAGACGCGGTGGCAGCCGCTGGTGCTCCCCACGCGCTCCGCCGAGCGCCGCTGGACGACGGACGCCTGGGCACCGCTGGAGGGCCGCGTCATCAACGCCGGCGTGCGGCTTTCCTGGTAG